The Kiritimatiellia bacterium DNA window TCCCCTCCTGATTTAATCGCAATACCTCCGTGATTTTTCGCATGGATAACCTTTCTCTTGCCATTTTTTGGCCTCCTTTCGGAAACCTTTATGGCTTTTGTTATCCAGCGCCGCTATCTCTTTTTTTCAACCTCCGCCCATTACCCAAGGGGGGGTGGCCGATTTGACCGGAATAGGTGGCCGGTTTGAATCAGAATCGGTGGCCGGAATCAACCGGAATACGCATGTGGGATACGAAGCGATTGGATACTCCATTCTGTTGCCGGCCAGTGCCGTGCCCGGGTGGCCGGCGGAAGCGCCCTTGCCAATTGAGCCGGAATGGAAAAGAGATTACGCCGCCAGCGTTCAACGTTTGATCCGCGATGGAGTGGATTCGCATCTCGGCAACCTGTTTGTGCATGCGACCCGCGCGTTTCAACGCGACGCCGAAGGCGCGGATCGGGCGCGGAGCGCCACGGAGGCATTCCTGTATCGGCGGCTGGAAACGTTGCCCGCAACGCAGGGGAAGTTCCGCCTCAATGCCGATTTGCCGATTCCTTTTGATGGACACGGACGCATGGAGGTGGATTTGCTTTTCGCGGAAAAGCGTGTTGCGATAGAACTCGACGGCCCCCAGCATCTTTCGGATGCCGAAGCCTATCGCCGTGACCGGCGCAAGGACGCTCTGCTGCAGGAAAACGGCTATTTTGTCCTGCGGTTTCTGGCTGAGGATGTCGGCCGGCATCTGGATGCGGTCCTCGACGCCATCCTGCGCATCCTGGTGCATCAGGCAGAATTGAAGATCTTGGCGAGAAAATGGTATTTCTCGGCGGACCGCGGCAGGTCGGTAAAACCACCCTGGCTTTGAGTTTGCTGGCGGGCGGGAACGAAACACATCGCGCTTACGAAATCGCCGAATACAAAGCGCGTATTCTGCCATTTACAGTCATGGCCGGTATCATGGCTGTTTAATAAGGCTCATCTTCCATCATCTGCAACCAGTGATTCCAGCTTGTCGCACAACATGGGCAGGGTGGCGGGCGGACGGCCTTCGGCCAAAACCATGAGTTCCGGATGCGACGCGCCCCAGACGTGCGCCAGCGGACCGGTCAATGCCTCCGCAATGGTTTTTGGCTCCTCCCAGCGTTTTTCCGCGGCCTTTGCCTTGGCTACAAGACACACTGCCTCGGCCAGCGGAATATGCGCCTCGTCGGCCAATTCCGCCTGGGCCAGAGCGCGCGCCGCCTTGAGTTTGCGCGCCGCATTTTTACGGAGATCGCTAATGATGCGCTGTTCTTCCGGTGTAAGCGGCCTGGCATGCTCCGCCTCCACGGGAAAGAGGTGGCGCGTGGCGCGCACTGCGGTTGCAATTAATCCAAGTTCGGCCATTTGTTTTAAGGCTTCGGCAGCGGCACGGTCAATCACTTGCAGACGTACAGGCGCCAGAGGATCGGTTTTGTCTTTGCCGAACCATTCGGCATGCAAGGCGCCGAGTTGCTCGCGCCACGATTCGGCGTCGCGGTCCACGACCACCATCATCACCGAATGAGCGCCTTCCGCCGGGAACTGTTCCTCGCACGCCACAAGCCGCTGCTGCAGCAAGGCGGCCGCGCGTTCGGAAAAACCGAGGGCGCGGTCAGCCGGCAATGCGGCAATGTGCGGTTTTTCAACCGAAAGCGGGACCGGTGCGGTCATGATTTGCTGCAGACGCTGCAGGAAGGCCTGGCGGCCGCCTTTTAGCTTGATTTCGGCAAAATCGCCCCGGCCGTCCAGCACGCCGTCGGCCAGGCCTTTTTTCGCGGCCAGGGTTTCAAGCATGCGGCTTTCAATGGTTTTTTCGGCGACCAGGTTGACGACCGTGACGGATTTGGTCTGGAATTTACGCCAGGCGCGGCCGATGCGCTGTTCCAGCTTGGCGGGGTTCCAGGGCAGATCGCAATTGACCACCACAGAGGCATTTTGCAGGTTGAGTCCTACGCCGCCTGAATCAGTGCTCAAAAAAACGCGGCAGGCCGGATCGCTTTTGAAGGTCATGATTTCAGCCCGCCGGCGGCGCTGGGGAACCGAGCCGGTGTGCCAGGCATAACCGATCTTCTCCCGTTTGCATAAATCCCGGACCAGTTCCAGCATCCTTTCCCATTCCGAAAACACGATGATTTTGGCGTCGGTTTCGGCCAGGCAGGAGTCAAAAAGCTTGTCCAGTTCCGCCAGTTTCGGGCAAACGCGGTCATTGGGGTCAAGAATATAATTCGTATCGCATATCATGCGCATCATGGCCAATTCGCGCATGAGTTTATCCTGCTCCTGCCGGGTGAGCGGACGGCGTTTGGCAGTGCTGATTAGCCGGGCTACCCGCGCTTCATGATCGGTATAGGCCGACTGCTGGCCGGCGCTCATCGGCACGAAATAATGCTGGTCTGTGCGGCCTGGCAGTTCGGTCTCCACGTCCGCTTTGCGGCGCCGCAACATAACCGGCCTGATGCGTTGATGAAGCTTGTCCAGATTCTGATACTCCTCGGGCCGGCCGCGTTCGTCGAACCGGTAAAAATCGCGGTTAAAGCGGAAGAGCGGACCCAGTATGGACGGGTCAAGAAAACTCGTGATGGAATAGATTTCGTCAATCCGATTTTCGAGAGGAGTGCCGGTCAGCACAAAGGCATAGCGGCTCTTGAGGCGTTTCACGGCCTGAGCTGTCTTGGTATCCCAGTTTTTTATGCGCTGCGCCTCGTCCAGGATGACGATATCTGGTTTAAGCCGCGCGTTGACATCCATCACATCGCGCACGATTTGTTCGTAGTTGACGATGGTGAAGAACGGCGGCCGGGCATAATTTTCAAGCCGGGCATGGCGGCTGCCGAAGACGATCTGGAGCGGCAGGTCGGCGAAGCGTTGGATCTGGTCCTCCCATTCGGTTTTCAGCGAGGCGGGCGTGACCACCAGCACGCGCTGCGCTTTGCCGATACGCCGGAGCAAGGCGCAAGCGGCAATGGCCTGGATGGTTTTACCCAGTCCCATTTCATCGGCCAGCAGGGCCCGTTCGGTGAATGCCAGGTGCAGCATGCCCTCGCGTTGGTAGGGAAAAAGCGGCAATTTGGTTTCGTGCTGAGGATATTCGCCTGACAGGATTTTTTGCTCATAATCCCGCCGCAACCGTTTTCGTTCCTCCAGGCGTTCGAGGGTTTGCAACCAGGACGCCACGTCTTGCGACACGCGCATGAGGCCGTCCGCCTTATGCAAGGCGGCCAGCGCCTCGTGCATATCCTCCGGCGCGCAACGTCCTTCGGAATCGAAATAACGGCGCAACTTGCGCGGCAGTTTGTCAAGATTGCGTTCCACCCGAATCGAGCGGCGCTCCATGTCCGGCACTATATCCATGCGTCCGGAACTATTACAGAGAGCCTGACGGAAAACCCGCGGCGCGACTGCTTTCAGGTGATTAAGAACCGCTTCCACGTGCTTGCAAGTAGCCAGGCCGTTGATGCTGAAATCCACGCAATTGCATGAGAATTGCCGCCGGCGCAAGTCGCGGATTTCGACCTGATAGTCCATACCGCTAAGCGAAGTTACGTGAAAGTTTGAAAATACAGGATGGAATTTTTCCACTGCCCGGATGCGGAACGATTCGTGTCGTGCCCGCCATTTTCGCCGGTTGATTTCATCCTGGTCCGTGGTGTGCCAGTTGTGGGTGTTGGGCGGCTGGATTTCGCGGCCGGTCTGTGTGTTTCTGGTTTTCATGTGGGCAATGAACGTGTTGGCTTAACTTTCAATCTTGATGTTTTCGGATAGAAATATCGGGCAGTATCCGTTGTTTCATAAAATAGTAATATACGGCTTTAAGTGTGAAAATAAAGCTTTTTCAGCTTTCATCAAATGGCAGTAGAAAAGCTTGCATCTTGGTGCGTCAAAATCGAGCATCAGAAGTAGAGAATGTATAGAACAATGTAATGAACGGTAATGAATGTTTTTGTGGCTGCCCCAGTTTGCCAGATACAGGTGCGCGTCAAAATATCGGACAAGCACATCTTCGGGATCGTGCTTAAAATCGCCCCAGGAAT harbors:
- a CDS encoding DUF559 domain-containing protein, whose product is MTGIGGRFESESVAGINRNTHVGYEAIGYSILLPASAVPGWPAEAPLPIEPEWKRDYAASVQRLIRDGVDSHLGNLFVHATRAFQRDAEGADRARSATEAFLYRRLETLPATQGKFRLNADLPIPFDGHGRMEVDLLFAEKRVAIELDGPQHLSDAEAYRRDRRKDALLQENGYFVLRFLAEDVGRHLDAVLDAILRILVHQAELKILARKWYFSADRGRSVKPPWL
- a CDS encoding DEAD/DEAH box helicase, with translation MKTRNTQTGREIQPPNTHNWHTTDQDEINRRKWRARHESFRIRAVEKFHPVFSNFHVTSLSGMDYQVEIRDLRRRQFSCNCVDFSINGLATCKHVEAVLNHLKAVAPRVFRQALCNSSGRMDIVPDMERRSIRVERNLDKLPRKLRRYFDSEGRCAPEDMHEALAALHKADGLMRVSQDVASWLQTLERLEERKRLRRDYEQKILSGEYPQHETKLPLFPYQREGMLHLAFTERALLADEMGLGKTIQAIAACALLRRIGKAQRVLVVTPASLKTEWEDQIQRFADLPLQIVFGSRHARLENYARPPFFTIVNYEQIVRDVMDVNARLKPDIVILDEAQRIKNWDTKTAQAVKRLKSRYAFVLTGTPLENRIDEIYSITSFLDPSILGPLFRFNRDFYRFDERGRPEEYQNLDKLHQRIRPVMLRRRKADVETELPGRTDQHYFVPMSAGQQSAYTDHEARVARLISTAKRRPLTRQEQDKLMRELAMMRMICDTNYILDPNDRVCPKLAELDKLFDSCLAETDAKIIVFSEWERMLELVRDLCKREKIGYAWHTGSVPQRRRRAEIMTFKSDPACRVFLSTDSGGVGLNLQNASVVVNCDLPWNPAKLEQRIGRAWRKFQTKSVTVVNLVAEKTIESRMLETLAAKKGLADGVLDGRGDFAEIKLKGGRQAFLQRLQQIMTAPVPLSVEKPHIAALPADRALGFSERAAALLQQRLVACEEQFPAEGAHSVMMVVVDRDAESWREQLGALHAEWFGKDKTDPLAPVRLQVIDRAAAEALKQMAELGLIATAVRATRHLFPVEAEHARPLTPEEQRIISDLRKNAARKLKAARALAQAELADEAHIPLAEAVCLVAKAKAAEKRWEEPKTIAEALTGPLAHVWGASHPELMVLAEGRPPATLPMLCDKLESLVADDGR